The Humulus lupulus chromosome 7, drHumLupu1.1, whole genome shotgun sequence region CCACCACGTGCGAGCAACACCATGAAAGTTCCATATCCACCTGGCTAGAAAAGGGACTTCAGATGCTTGGGATGGGTGGATGACTTGAATCAGTAGGTGTTACGTATactgtaaaaaagaaaaaaatatattccgatcgtaaaaatgtaaaattttCCATGTGATCATATATATGTTATTTTTTGGGTTAATATAGTGCTGtgtaaatttctcaaaaataatTCCTAAAATTTATTGTCTTCTCCAAAATAAATAAGAGAAATTTGTAGCTAAAATACTTAAACTTTGTGTTAACTTATAACTAAATattaaaactttatttttttgGTGGTGGAAGTACCAAACATAGACCAACTGTTAGTTGACACATGACCATTAACAagtcaaaactcaaaaatcactTAATGATTGATACCGAAATACAAGAAAATATAATGTTTTGGTACTTTCaccacaaaaaaaaataatatttatacataaaaaaaaaactaaaattttgttactttagtcaCAAATTTCCCATGTCTATctgtaaacatattttattttaataaaaaatcatGAATAGTTTAGGAACTACATTGCCAAAAATACTTTAtacaatatatattattaatatacaGTTTCACTCCAATAtagatataaaataaaaatagaaaatgtgtatatatattttccaTAATATTAATAACTAGCATTGCCCAATCTAGTAGGTTAAACTTTTACTAAAATGAAATGCAAAATCTATTGACCTTTTTCAGCAGGGGAAAGCGTATTAAAAAGTCATCTAAACTAACAGGTGAAATGCAGGCACCCTTACGTTAGTGTTCTTTTAAAGGGTCAAATAATTTACAGACGTACTGTAACAGGATTGTACAAATTGGTCAATGCTTCTACTTTTTCATTAAAATCCTCATCGTCACAAATCAGCTTCAGTATCGAAGCCAACCCCCGCCCTATCATATTTCAAGAGATCCTTTAGTTGGTTTAGCGAGTTCAGCACAAAATAAGGCGACATCGTTCAGCCAAACATGTATTCTTTGTTGCTGATGTCTTGCAAGCAAAATTGGAGCCGCACATCTCAGTTTTCAGTCTCTGAATTAAGAACACCAAGGATGCTGAGGGCTGACGAACCAAGGTGCAGGCCCCGGATAACCCCTCCATAGCCAACTTTAATCCTGTGGCACATGAGCAAGATGGAATCCCACAATGCCGTTCTTCCCTGAAAATAAAGATCATGCCACTGTCTTTTTCAACCAAATGAAGAAACACTATTTCAAGTAAGTGAAATATTGCTAGTAGCCAGACAGAAGCCCAATATGTATTTCACAGTTGCAGAAAAGCATGCATTGATGCAAAGAGAACATTTTTGCATTCAGTGATAATGGAATGATCACACACTTATACACAAACATATATGCATATGTATTACCTGGAGAGTtctatttttaaatgatttttgaAGTCAAATACTTCAAAACCCCCTTGGGATGCAAAATAAATCATAGATATACAAAAGGGTATAATGTGCAATTAATTTGCCAACCTGGAGTGAAAACTGCAACTTTTTATCCCAGTACAAGGCAAAAGTTGGAGGGCTTTGCCTTCCAACAACCAGTATACAAGCACCAGGGTGAAGAACAGAAGGGACTCCTGGTACAACAGCAATGTACTTCTCAGGAAAACTTTCCTTTGGAGGTAGAACTCCCAATAATAAGGGATTTTTGCTAGATTGGACTCCAGCATAAGATGAGGGATCTACATGTAACATCCACTTAGGATGCTCAAGAAAAGcacaaaataaatacaagagCAAGTGAGAATCAGTTGGAAGCTCTGGAGTCCATTTCTTGTTCTTCTTATCATAAACCTCTCCATTTCCAAGATACTCGTAATTCTTCAAGCAGGTGCCTTCAGCAAGCTCTATGAAAACCCCACAGGCAGGTGATCAGTTTATGTTAGACAGACTAGATGAAGGTTTACAGCTATAATAAAAATGTAAAGGCAtgaaaaattgagtgataaaaaactCTAATTACCTCGAATTCTTTGTACTGTATAATCTGCCCGAACACTACTTTGGGGGAGCAAACCTTTAACCCATTCCCCTTTCATCAATGCTTGAAGCTTCTGGTGTTCAGAAATGGCGTCCACACACTCCTGCATTACAGGTACTAAGGCATTCTGCTGTGGGGACTGTTGCAGACTGGCTTGAGGTAATCTAGCTGCATGTTATGAGAAAAGACACAATTAGCAAAATCTATAAATGTAAATTAGTCCGGAAATGTCTAAAATGAAATTCAACAATATGTACGTGTGGATGCATCAATAGCCTGGAGGAGAGTAGCTCGTAGCTGATGCAGAAGTCCATCTTCGTCAAGAGTCACAGCTGGTTGCCATTCTTTACTCCTATCAACCAATGACACAGTAGCAGATCCACTAGAAGGTAAGTCACTACCCACTTGACTAATTGTGATTGACACACCAAGTTTAGCAGCTGCTTGCATTACCTATTATGACAAGCATTTTATAGTAATCAGATTTAAAATGAAAGTAATTAAAAGCACAAGACAGATGCTACTAAGACTATCTTACTTAATTTCAGCTTTTGCAATAATCACTTGATACCATACATCACTATTATAGGGCAAACCTCGTATACACACTGCATGGGAGTATATGTGCAGTTTTTACAGAGATTCCCATATTGCCTATCCTAACTATAAAAACTGACTCTTCGAAGTTATCTTCACaataaaaattactaaggaaGGAACTGttagatatttattattatttatgatcAATTTACTTTTTACCAAACTGAAGGAAGTAGAAGTAATCAAAGATGTACCATTTTTACCAAGCACAAATTATCCAATGCCCAAAGTTATAAAAGGAGAAGATGAGCAAATGATCGTTGACAAACAAGACAGGAATAGTGATGATGGCAAACCTGAATATGACTGGTTTCAATCTTGCTTACAAGAGGATTAAGCAATGCAGAAGAAAACCACTGCCTAAGATGGTCACGCCATTGCTCAATTTGAGGATAGATGCCTAAGTGCTCAAATGTTGCAATAGATTCTTCCATGGACATAGGCGGAGGAAGCTCACCTTCTCCTTTCTTAGGTGGAGTTTTGAACTTCTGGGAACCTGGGGACATCCTCACAGACCTCAATGGTGTGCTTCTCGCTGTTCCAGAAGTATTAGCTGAAGTGCTAATGGTGTTTGGACTGGCAACACCAAAGCCTCTGATGGTTGGTGGCGGAGTAGCTAATTTTGCAGCCGATTCAGTGATTTTCTCATCCACATCTGCCAAgaattgttcaaatttttctTCTGAAGTTATCTCTTTTGTAGAGTGTCTCTTACTAGACCAGGGTGTACAGACCAGTGAATCCAAACCTGGTGAATTTTGCACAGAAGACATAGGCGAGATGGATCCTGGAACTAGATACAAAGAAGATGATGAACTTGGTGACTTGGAAGGGCTGCTGATAGGACGCATCTTATTTCCCCCACTGGAGTTCAACTTATCTGTGCTGCTTCGAGCAGAATGATTGGGAGTGGTTATCGGCTGATGAAGTGGAACGAGGACATCCGAAGAGGGTTTAGACTTGGGAGGTTTTTTTGAAGAACCGGATACAGTTTGTCCAACATTTGGCTTTATTCCCAAAAGTCCTAATTGACGATTTGTAAGCTGCACTTGATCCTTAGTTTCCTTCAAGGAAGAAGTAGCTGGTAGTATCCCAACAGTTGCTCGGCGCCGTGATATGGTTTTGAATAGCGCAAATGTGGTGCCAATAAATACGCAACCCACAACTGTCTCTATTAATTTGACAAATAAATCTACAGCACGTACAGAACACTTATTGTAATAGGATTTAAACTACAGAAAACAAATTGGTCAAGTCAAATCACAGAAAATCAATTTTCATAAACTTACAGGATGTCTGTGGTGAAAAAATCTTGACCTTCAAATTGCTTACAAGCCCAGATTCCCTTTAACAAATTTAGCACAACAAATTTACGTTAGCCACAAAAAATTTAACACCAAAAACAATGGGTATAAGCCAACATCTAAAAAAGCATATTATTAGTTTGAAACTCTAATTTAGGAAGATAAAAGAAAGAAAGCCCAAAAGATTATTTCTCTCGATCAAAAAACTAAGCCTATAGCAAACAACGAAAAGATTCAATCTTTACATGCCCAAACAATTATGTATTACtaccaaaaataaaagttttctTAAACCCTCGTAAAACCCTAATGCACATTAGTCTTCAGACATAAAAAGACTAGGGGGTACATATGTGAACATAAAGATAGTCATTACTTCAGAAAACTAAAGTTTCGGTGAACTTAGCCAAAGACAGAAAGAAGAAGTTGATGAGCACCTGGAAAAAATGGCGAGGAGAGCGAGAGCGGAGGCGGAGGAGAGAGAGAAGAAGCGGAGGAGAGTAGATTTGGAAGGCTGGAGACTGTTGGCAGTGAGTGCAGCGGAGAAGGCTGGGTTCTGGTAGACGGAGAACTTGGAGCGGGGCTTCAATGGAGGCGAAGAACCCTTTTCCCTCGCACCTCCTTCCATGGCCGTTGTAGTGTGTGTCTATGACCAGACCACCAGTATAATTCGATTTAAGCTTCTTATAAATTTTAAACCGAAAGGCACAAAAAGCCACCGACCCAAAccaacatttatttatttatttattttatcaagATATAATTGAATATTCATATATGAATTATAATTTTCTTTATAGAAAAATTTGGGCATACATGTAAATATCTAAAGTAAAAAATTTAGCTACAAAAATACTTACTAATTATACTTTCACTATATATGCTTAATAGTCTCTACAATTATAAAAAAACAGTACTATTATTCATTCTTTCATTTTGATGCTATACATTACTCGTATACCCAAAATATCATTCCCATTATATCAAGAACATCAAAACCCTAtcttcctctctctctttctctctcacaaaACCATCACCAAAACTCACGGTTTGTACCTAATTTCTTACTGAAATCGTGTTAGCCATCTCTATTGTCTTTGTAAAGATCATATCAAATGCAACATCCATTTTGAGTAATTTTGAATGAGAAAAACCACGGGTAAGAAGATTTCTCATTTTTTTGTGTTAGGTATTGGTTGTTTACTTTTTTGTTGGCTATTTCAAACAGATCTGAGCTCATATTGGTGTGTATTTTCGGTTTGTTAGATAGATTTCGTGATATGCGTTTTTTTGGATTTTCTGCGTTTTCTACAACATTTTTGCTCGATAGGAGCTTGATAACAGCTCGATAGGTGCTCAATACTATGTAGAAGACGGTTAAGTTGTGAGCTCGATGCTGCTCGATATTGactcgatgatagctcgataggtAAAGAATTTAtttctcgatggtgctcgataggAACTTGATATGGGTTTGATTGGACTCTAGACTATTTGGTTTAGTAGtttctcgatatgtgctcgatGGGAGCTTGATAGGGGCTCGATAATATGCAGATGGTGTAGGTTCTGTTAAATTCTCGATGCTGCTCGATTGTGACTCGATATATGGTGCTCGATGATGCTCAATTagtgctcgataggagctcgatgaaatgtttggttaggGTTATGTTCAGTTTAAAAACGTGTTGCTCAATGTAGGATCGATAGAAGCTCGATAGAGCTCAACGTAAGTTCGATTACAGCTCGATAGAGCTTGATAGATTTCTTTTTAAAACCtggaaaaaaaatactatttttttaacaacttttttttgttttttttttcatcacgAGTTCCATTGTTTACGTTTTTGTATCTTACAATGGTGTTTGAGAAATAGAAGGGAGGAAGTGGATTTTTAAGGATGCTTAATGCATAGTGATACCAATGGAGAATgatgtaacgtacttgcaacttcttgacatattgcataAGGAACTTCATGTTGATAAAAAGatgtatgggttgaaattggaggttccttacacatgtGGTGACCAACCATTTAAACctgttcatgttgaaagtgatcttggtgtccgtgcattcttCGGAGTAACAGCAAAAGAAAGGAttgccttgtgtgtcactcctgttaagAAGATTATCATTTTAGATCCATATTCCACTCTCGGTTCCAGTGTTAATAAAGTTCGTAGTGAGGTGAGTACTTTTGTTCCAGAAAGAGATCTCGTGGATGCACCTGTGGGTATTGTAGGTATTGATCCTGTGGGTACTGTTGGACTTGAGGGAGATCATGTGGGAggtcctattggtgacctgagggaaAACCAGTATGAATacgacccctatgtgaatgacgatccagtagCTGAATTTAATGAGGGGTCAAGGTACGATTCAGAGGCATATTATAGTGCAGAAGTGTCAATTGATAAGTCTGATGATTTGCAAGTCGAACAAGTACAAGAACAGGCAGTACGTCCTATTGCACGGGCGAACCTACCAAGTCAAGGACTCTAGGCACCTGAGACCAACTCTAGTCGTCCTGGTGGAACAAAAGGAAATGCTCCAATATTTTCAACAAAAGATCACAAAAGATGGAGTGCTCTCATGTTTACGAAAGAAGATATTACGACCTCTGCTCGATCACATACCTCCTATTCCGGTGCACTGTTGGGAGAAATACACCTTGAgaagacttttgagaacaagatggatttgaaaaccaaagcggctctcttcgcaatgaagaataattttaagtttgtggtgaagaagcCTAGTGCTGATGTGTGGTATATCACCTGAAAGGATCCTGACTGTGGTTGGAGACTAAGAGGGAAGAAAGTAGTGTGGTCTTCCATGTTTGAGATCATTGTTTAAAATAGTGTACATGCGTGCTCACTAAGAGTGCAATAGAAAGAACACCTTCAAGCAGCACCTtgggtcattgggcaccttatcaagaacaaatatgttATTGATGCACTAgctacatggaaaacaacataaaggaggatatgaagaaatcTTTttggatcgatatgagttatatgaaggcatggagatgtagagagaaggcactcagttatgtcagggggacacctgaagaatcctactccaagttaccttcttacttgcacatgctgcagcaaaagaatccaagtacaataactgattttgtcacagaggATGATTGCTTTCTTTACTGCTTCTTCTCacttggagtttgtagaaggggatttacatcatgtcgttctgtgatatgtgtggatggcactTTCTTAAAGACAAGGTATGGTGGCTACATGTGTGTTGTTGCATTAGATGTGAATcgccacatttatccaattgcgtttgtgttggtggacagtgagaatcacaattcttggaagtatttcatgatgaaatggaaggaagccattggagttgttgataatctggcttttgtatcagacaggcatgctagcattatgCATGCTCTTGAGGTCatcttccctgatgcctaccacggtgcATGCTACCATCATATCAGTATGAATGTAATCACTAAGTTCAAGACTGGTCACTATCACACAGAGATGTGGAATGTGGCATATGCAattcggaagtcaaaatttcacaggttctttaacaatataaagcaaatggatcctgccataggTCAATATCTCAAGGGTATTGGCTTTGATAAGTGgacttgtagcgtcccaaattagctaataaggcttaaggccttgattagtgtgcctggagggtaataagtgatttattgttattatatgtaaattttgaggaatatgtgattagagatgcctgtttaggtgaattaaatatgcatgtgggccccatctggttattaggggcatgtttgtaattttagcctgctgagggcataaatgtaataattgtgatatatctgtgttgcacgatccgagacagtcctagggagtggttagctagaaagtcacaatggggtcgaatacccgactcagggcgagtcgaggggtatttcgggcattggatgttttatggggttatcgggttatgaaaataaatatttggagatatatttgaagttacaacgtttaggagggaatattggggaaatttacaatTTGCCCTCggtgacgtttttggtaccccgagccttgaggcaaccttagagactaagttaactaaaacaaaacataagaaacattcagaattctctaaaccgacccaagcatcctctcttctctctcattCTTCTCTAAGTCATACCAAGGGGAATTTTGAGGATCAAGCTAGGGATTGGAGCTCTAAAACTTGGAGAATTGTTCAGTATCAATTTGTGGATTCAAGAAAAGCTAAGGTAAGCATTAAACTGGGATTTTAGTTATTTACTTCTGTGATTTATTGGTTGGGTTTCAAGTTCTTTTGAGATGTTGAATTTGAAGATTGAAATTtgggtttgatgagttttaaagctagagATTGCTGCTAGAATCATAGTGGAACTTCTGAGatgattaaattaagttgttagactGATCTTAGGggtaattggcttggttttggtagagaaaatggaggatttttctgggttcgaggggtcgggccgcagcattgttcttgctgagccgcagccCTTTAGAACATCTGGGCGACCTGAAAACAGGGGTGCGTCACGACGCCCTACGGGTAGGGTCGCGGCTCGTGTGGGCAAAAATGAGGCTGGGCCTCTAGTTGAGCGTGGGGCTGCAGCATAGGTTCATGGGCTGCGGCGCTTAGTGTGCTTTTGGgctttaaggaggttttaggctcaagAATCCAAAAGGCAAGGCTCGGGAtgaattttatcacccggattgatagaattcaaggtcccggagactagaattatgatccaaagttatttaatgggttagaacttgtggatggatattgttgatgcgttgtgactagggttctagcgaggctcagactaggggactgtgctcgggacatcggtgcttgaaaagctcgggacacaggtaagaaaactgatgtacccgtagagcagggcgaggccttatagtttgtgttgcagggcatgaccctaaatgattgtgttgcaaggcgtagccccattgattgtgcttattcatgtttaagtatttgtttaattatgctatgtatgcatatatgtgaatgaacggcaagggtcaggaacggcgaaggccgagaacggcaaggctgagtacggcaaCGGGCCGggggcagcgtttagcacgcggagtgcgagttgctagggtgagaccctaatggatacctgggatatccttacggtgtagaccgcgaacccagggcttggtaaagcgcttgggacgacatggtcgtatgtgtttagcctattggtggcttGATTACatgttgaatgttaaatatgcatatgttatcttcttgtgagggttttcttgctgggcttcgactcatgggtgctctatagtgcaggtaagggcaaggggaaagtcgaccaaccatgagtacgaagagcgtgaagcggcgcgtacatgtttggcctgcctggctgccacggccagtggtatttttgggagatgattgtactaaacctagattttgttgtttagtcgactttagttatattttttagttgtaaatatttctaaacagtattttgggatcccaaatgttaaacgctttatgattttcaatgaatggtaTTATTTCCAACGTataagactctgtttatggtttaattacacttttgacttaaaacctcgattagcgagttaattgcacgttttaaactcacttagtaatggctctaaggcagtagggcgctacaacttgatatcagagcgatccaaggtttatggttcttggagattgaccgaacatgtacactcgctgtcagtgacaagctcgactcagggttggttggtaataattgacttatatgctgaatatgtgcttaatgctctttttgcctgcttattttatatagagtgtgatgaatgagttaacatatgcatgatgccagggcatggcccgttgagtgttatatgctatttatATGTTTTGTCGATTGTTATTATGGTTGGTTGatgagattgggaggtggttttggatgttgttatcatgcctgatgagcagtgTCGTTGATtacaggcatatttgttgagatgccttgacaatcatcgagactccgtgACAGGAGGGCCggggatgacaaccagggtcaagaccctccacctaccccacagaattggcaacagatgtttgctaaAATGGAAGTAAGgttgcaacgaacagaggaagaacttcgacagttgaggcagctgGCCCCTTCTCAGGCCACGGGGTTGTCAGTTCAGCACGCTGTGACGCCAGTGCCaattcagcctgttatggagaacaggtgggaacctttgtatgagaggttctattaaacagcatcctcccacctttgagggtggaccagacccactgcggcagagcagtggatgaatatgatttcctctattctggattttatgagggttgaagggaacgagagggtagcttgtgctagttaCATGTTCaaagaagatgcccgcatctggtgggatgcagtagctcagagaaggaatgtggcagtgatgacttgggaagagttcaggaacatctttaacgagaaatactacagtgtagcagtctgagctgcaaaggttgacgagttcatcaacctgactcagaaccggttg contains the following coding sequences:
- the LOC133788525 gene encoding uncharacterized protein LOC133788525, whose translation is MEGGAREKGSSPPLKPRSKFSVYQNPAFSAALTANSLQPSKSTLLRFFSLSSASALALLAIFSRESGLVSNLKVKIFSPQTSYLFVKLIETVVGCVFIGTTFALFKTISRRRATVGILPATSSLKETKDQVQLTNRQLGLLGIKPNVGQTVSGSSKKPPKSKPSSDVLVPLHQPITTPNHSARSSTDKLNSSGGNKMRPISSPSKSPSSSSSLYLVPGSISPMSSVQNSPGLDSLVCTPWSSKRHSTKEITSEEKFEQFLADVDEKITESAAKLATPPPTIRGFGVASPNTISTSANTSGTARSTPLRSVRMSPGSQKFKTPPKKGEGELPPPMSMEESIATFEHLGIYPQIEQWRDHLRQWFSSALLNPLVSKIETSHIQVMQAAAKLGVSITISQVGSDLPSSGSATVSLVDRSKEWQPAVTLDEDGLLHQLRATLLQAIDASTPRLPQASLQQSPQQNALVPVMQECVDAISEHQKLQALMKGEWVKGLLPQSSVRADYTVQRIRELAEGTCLKNYEYLGNGEVYDKKNKKWTPELPTDSHLLLYLFCAFLEHPKWMLHVDPSSYAGVQSSKNPLLLGVLPPKESFPEKYIAVVPGVPSVLHPGACILVVGRQSPPTFALYWDKKLQFSLQGRTALWDSILLMCHRIKVGYGGVIRGLHLGSSALSILGVLNSETEN